A genomic stretch from Telmatocola sphagniphila includes:
- a CDS encoding branched-chain amino acid ABC transporter permease, whose protein sequence is MILDSMTLFAASDSGGLQMFFQYCLGGLIIGMLYALIALGYTMVYGIVELINFAHGDLFMLGTFMALTLLSLMGISVSTAGEISTSKAALAIAVMMIVVPLFCATLNVAVDKVVYRPLRSAPKLAPLVSAIGVSFCFMNIGLFWNAAVYEDGRAVPAASQRAFPNIVSNENILERSSPVEEAVTTAKSDKSDSAKDSKSKPTIKAKEESKFRITWKDAMVIAVTIPSMIFLTWFVKFTQTGKAMRATAQNPTAARLMGINVDRVIATTFLIGGALGGVGSVTYALYINTTSYQVGFQNGLYAFTAAVLGGIGNIPGAVLGGIIIGLVRSLGSAYIDEKWTSAFVFAILILILVFRPTGLLGSRTREKV, encoded by the coding sequence TTGATTCTCGACTCGATGACACTGTTTGCCGCCTCGGATTCCGGCGGCCTACAGATGTTTTTTCAATACTGTCTGGGTGGTCTGATCATCGGCATGCTTTACGCGCTCATCGCGCTGGGCTACACGATGGTATACGGGATCGTCGAGCTCATCAACTTCGCCCACGGCGATCTGTTCATGCTCGGCACTTTCATGGCCCTGACACTGCTTTCCCTGATGGGGATTTCAGTGAGTACGGCCGGCGAGATTTCCACCTCCAAGGCCGCGCTGGCCATTGCAGTGATGATGATTGTGGTCCCGCTTTTCTGTGCCACCTTAAACGTGGCGGTCGATAAAGTGGTATACCGGCCACTAAGATCGGCCCCTAAGTTGGCGCCTCTGGTATCCGCCATTGGGGTATCCTTCTGCTTCATGAACATCGGGTTGTTCTGGAACGCCGCGGTCTATGAGGATGGCCGAGCGGTTCCGGCGGCTTCGCAGAGAGCCTTCCCCAATATTGTCAGTAACGAAAATATTCTGGAGCGGTCCAGTCCGGTAGAAGAGGCGGTAACCACCGCGAAGTCAGACAAATCAGATTCTGCTAAAGATTCCAAGTCCAAGCCTACCATCAAAGCCAAAGAAGAATCCAAATTTCGAATCACCTGGAAAGATGCCATGGTCATTGCCGTGACCATACCCAGCATGATATTTCTCACCTGGTTTGTGAAATTCACTCAAACGGGTAAGGCAATGCGGGCAACGGCTCAGAATCCCACGGCGGCCCGCCTGATGGGTATCAATGTGGATCGCGTCATTGCAACGACATTCCTGATCGGCGGAGCGCTCGGGGGCGTAGGGAGCGTTACTTATGCCCTCTACATCAATACCACCAGTTATCAAGTTGGCTTTCAGAATGGTCTCTATGCTTTCACGGCAGCGGTGCTGGGGGGAATTGGCAATATCCCCGGCGCGGTACTCGGCGGTATTATCATCGGTTTGGTACGATCGCTGGGGAGTGCCTACATCGATGAAAAGTGGACCAGTGCTTTCGTCTTCGCGATTCTGATTCTGATCCTCGTTTTCCGCCCCACCGGATTGCTCGGCTCCCGAACGCGGGAGAAAGTGTAA
- the rpsO gene encoding 30S ribosomal protein S15 has protein sequence MITKERKSGIIGDFKRAETDTGSPEVQVALLTARINELTEHMRAHTKDHASRRGLLKMVSKRADLLKYLQNTDRNRYLAVIGKLGLRK, from the coding sequence ATGATCACGAAGGAACGCAAAAGCGGAATTATTGGTGATTTCAAACGAGCCGAGACAGACACGGGTTCACCCGAAGTGCAAGTGGCTCTTTTGACCGCTCGAATCAATGAATTGACCGAGCACATGCGAGCTCACACGAAGGATCACGCGAGCCGACGTGGGTTGCTCAAGATGGTCAGCAAGCGAGCCGACCTGTTGAAGTATTTGCAGAATACGGACCGGAATCGGTATCTGGCCGTGATTGGTAAACTGGGACTGCGAAAATAG
- a CDS encoding branched-chain amino acid ABC transporter substrate-binding protein — protein MTVKKPNWQIFSALGICLTLSVLITGCDSGGSKPSAATKASTPSTAEAVNPSGLGNPDVIKIVSSLPRTGSAKGQTDTIVNGIRMAFEEAGNKVGSFKIEYEDLDDATAADGKWTPERETANANKAIQDPDVMIFLGPYNSGAASTSMPILNKASLLMVSPACTAIGLTKKEGAEPGEPEKYRPAGTINFTRVVPADDIQGPVAADFAKSKGVKTVCILDDNEVYGKGLATIFKDRCEEIQLKVLGKQESIDYKQSDFRTLMKRIKNQFNPDCIYFGGTSQTGAGQIAKDMVAEGLEKTILIIPDGCYEAAFIQAAGADVFKKLTCYCTFGGMPPDQLKGKGAEFVANYKKRFNADPEGYAVYGYECGKVALEAIKKAGKKDRAAITQAALSIKDFKDGALGTWSFDKNGDTTSTTLSISTIKPNAKGTMDFDFVKLLELQK, from the coding sequence ATGACGGTCAAAAAACCGAACTGGCAGATTTTCTCTGCATTGGGAATTTGCCTGACACTGTCGGTCCTGATTACCGGGTGCGACAGCGGCGGAAGTAAGCCGAGCGCAGCCACCAAAGCTTCCACGCCTTCGACTGCCGAAGCCGTGAATCCCAGCGGCTTGGGCAATCCCGACGTCATCAAAATCGTTTCGAGCCTGCCTCGAACTGGCAGTGCTAAAGGCCAGACCGATACCATCGTCAACGGAATCCGGATGGCCTTCGAAGAGGCCGGTAATAAAGTCGGCAGTTTCAAGATTGAATATGAAGATCTCGACGATGCCACGGCTGCGGATGGGAAGTGGACGCCGGAACGAGAAACCGCTAACGCGAACAAGGCGATTCAAGATCCCGACGTGATGATTTTCCTAGGGCCTTACAACTCGGGAGCGGCCAGCACTTCGATGCCGATTCTCAACAAGGCCAGCCTGCTCATGGTATCTCCCGCCTGCACCGCCATTGGCTTGACCAAAAAAGAAGGCGCGGAACCGGGTGAACCAGAAAAATACCGACCCGCGGGAACCATTAACTTCACCCGCGTGGTACCGGCGGACGATATCCAAGGGCCCGTTGCGGCGGATTTTGCGAAATCGAAAGGTGTCAAAACCGTCTGCATTCTCGACGACAATGAAGTTTACGGCAAAGGACTGGCCACGATTTTCAAAGATCGCTGCGAAGAAATCCAATTGAAGGTCCTTGGCAAGCAGGAAAGCATCGACTACAAGCAGTCCGACTTCCGGACTCTGATGAAACGCATCAAGAATCAGTTCAATCCGGACTGCATTTACTTTGGTGGCACATCGCAAACCGGGGCCGGCCAGATCGCCAAAGATATGGTTGCGGAAGGCCTGGAAAAGACCATCCTGATCATTCCGGATGGCTGCTACGAAGCGGCGTTCATTCAGGCCGCCGGAGCTGACGTTTTCAAGAAACTGACCTGCTACTGCACTTTCGGTGGCATGCCTCCCGATCAGTTGAAGGGTAAAGGCGCCGAATTCGTTGCCAACTACAAGAAGCGTTTCAATGCCGATCCCGAAGGTTATGCCGTTTACGGTTACGAATGCGGCAAAGTGGCTCTGGAAGCCATCAAAAAAGCGGGCAAGAAGGATCGGGCCGCGATCACTCAGGCCGCTTTGAGTATCAAGGACTTCAAAGATGGGGCTTTGGGAACCTGGTCGTTCGACAAGAACGGCGACACAACCTCCACGACTCTGAGCATCAGTACCATAAAACCGAATGCCAAGGGAACGATGGACTTCGATTTCGTAAAACTACTGGAACTACAAAAATAA